In Spirochaetales bacterium, a single window of DNA contains:
- a CDS encoding endo-1,4-beta-xylanase, whose translation MFLLILVGTISGCGSSGNTVIEDTGTSEAAAVAEDTGAQETAADAETAGTVDDTCITEDTTTSLYKKYADYFPVGAAVDSRSYKDAHVYLLKKHFNSIVCENEMKWESLQPSEGVFRYTVADSIIGFAEDNNMTVRGHCLVWHNQTPRWVFRDASNARVSKETLLERIRNHITNVMTHFKGRICCWDVVNEAIAGNDGNGNDAGEDLSRVESWGYRNSEWYTICGEDYIFEAFRAARAADPGARLFYNDYWNYLDEKREAIIVMIKKLQAEHLIDGVGLQCHLNISVAQEKISNQTIFQTVENLEKEIRAYAALGLEVQITELDVSMYTRDYTSSDKSRWYTEAELNDELEDKLAARYEEFFSMFRRNGELITNVTFWGIADDNTWLSEFSSGRPDHPLLFDKHLKAKKAFFAITDF comes from the coding sequence TTGTTTTTGCTGATCTTGGTCGGAACGATATCCGGCTGCGGTTCTTCGGGAAATACCGTCATCGAAGATACCGGCACTTCGGAAGCAGCCGCTGTTGCCGAAGATACCGGCGCTCAGGAAACCGCCGCTGATGCCGAAACTGCCGGTACGGTTGACGATACCTGTATCACCGAAGACACAACAACGTCTCTCTATAAAAAATATGCCGATTATTTTCCGGTCGGCGCGGCGGTCGACTCCCGGTCGTACAAAGACGCCCATGTCTATTTACTGAAAAAGCATTTTAACAGTATTGTCTGCGAAAATGAAATGAAGTGGGAGTCGTTGCAGCCGAGTGAAGGTGTGTTTCGCTATACCGTGGCCGACAGTATCATCGGGTTTGCCGAAGACAATAATATGACGGTCCGCGGCCATTGTCTTGTCTGGCATAATCAGACTCCCCGCTGGGTGTTCCGGGATGCGTCGAACGCACGGGTCTCGAAAGAAACGCTTCTTGAAAGGATAAGAAATCATATCACCAACGTGATGACCCATTTCAAGGGAAGGATTTGCTGCTGGGACGTTGTCAATGAAGCGATCGCCGGCAACGACGGGAACGGAAACGACGCGGGAGAGGACCTGTCACGTGTCGAATCCTGGGGGTATCGCAACAGCGAATGGTACACCATATGCGGCGAAGACTATATCTTTGAGGCATTCAGGGCCGCTCGTGCCGCCGATCCAGGCGCGCGGCTGTTCTATAACGACTACTGGAATTATCTCGATGAAAAACGGGAAGCGATCATTGTCATGATCAAAAAATTACAGGCCGAACATCTGATTGACGGCGTGGGGTTGCAATGCCACCTGAATATCAGTGTCGCACAGGAAAAAATTTCGAACCAGACGATATTTCAGACAGTCGAAAACCTCGAAAAAGAAATCAGGGCATACGCCGCGCTGGGGCTTGAGGTTCAGATTACCGAACTCGATGTTTCAATGTACACGAGGGATTACACCTCGAGCGACAAATCGAGGTGGTATACGGAAGCCGAATTGAATGACGAACTGGAAGATAAACTGGCAGCCCGTTACGAAGAATTCTTTAGTATGTTCCGAAGAAACGGCGAACTCATCACCAATGTCACTTTTTGGGGAATCGCCGACGACAACACATGGCTGAGTGAGTTCAGTTCGGGCAGGCCGGATCATCCTTTGTTGTTCGACAAACACCTCAAGGCAAAGAAGGCTTTTTTCGCGATTACCGATTTTTAG